TCACCCTGGTCGGCCCGCCCACCCTCATCCCGGTCGACATCGCCGGAGCCCTCGCCCCCGCCACCGACGTCTCCTACGACCTGGACTCGGTGCTGCCGAATGTCGACGTGGTGATGATGCTGCGGGTGCAGCGGGAACGGATGAACGACTCCTACTTCCCCTCCGCGCGTGAGTACGCCCGCCGCTACGGGCTGGACGGCCCGCGGATGCGCCGGCTGCCGGAGCACGCGATCGTCATGCACCCCGGCCCGATGAACCGGGGGATGGAGATCACCCCCGAGGTCGCCGACTCACCCCGCTCCACCATCGTCGAACAGGTCACCAACGGGGTCTCCGTGCGGATGGCTGTCCTTTACCTGCTGCTCGGAGGGAACAACCGGTGAGCGCGTACCTGATCACCAGCGTGAGCGTCGTCGGCGGCCCGCCGACCGATCTGCTGATCCGCGACGGCGTGGTGGCCGAGGTCGGCGCCGGCCTGTCCGCGCCGGACGCAGGAGTTGTCGACGGCACCGGGCTGGTCGCCCTGCCCGGCCTCGTCGACCTGCACACCCACCTCCGCGAGCCCGGCCGGGAGGACGCCGAGACCGTCGAGTCCGGGTCCCGCGCGGCGGCGATGGGGGGCTACACGGCGGTCTGCGCGATGGCCAACACCTCCCCGGTCGCGGACACCGCCGGCGTGGTCGAGCAGGTCTGGCGGCTCGGCCGCGAGGCCGGGCTGGTCGACGTGCAGCCGATCGGCGCGGTCACCGTCGGGCTCGCCGGCGAGCGGCTGGCCGAGCTGGGCGCTATGGCCGACTCCGCGGCCCGGGTGCGGATCTTCTCCGACGACGGGCACTGCGTCGCCGACCCGTTGCTGATGCGCCGGGCCCTGGAGTACGTCAAGGCGTTCGACGGGATCATCGCCCAGCACGCCGAGGAGCCCCGGCTCACCGAGGGTGCCCAGATGCACGAGGGTGAGGTCTCCACCCGGCTCGGGCTGATCGGCTGGCCGGCGGTCGCCGAGGAGGCGATCATCGCCCGCGACGTGCTGCTCACCGAACACGTCGGCAGCCGACTGCACGTTTGCCACGTCTCCACCGCCGGCAGCGTCGAGGTGCTGCGCCAGGCAAAGGCACGCGGCGTACGCGTCACCGCCGAGGTCACCCCGCACCACCTGCTGCTCACCGACGAGCGTGCGGAGAGCTACGACCCGGTCTTCAAGGTCAACCCGCCGCTGCGGACGGCCGCGGACATCGCCGCGCTGCGCGCCGCGCTCGCCGACGGTGTGATCGACGTGATCGCCACCGACCACGCCCCGCACGCCGTGGAGGACAAGGAGTGCGAGTGGGCGTACGCCCGGCCGGGGATGCTCGGCCTGGAGACCGCCCTGTCCATCGCGCTCGACGTGCTCGGTCCCGAGTGGGACCTGATCGCCGAGCGGATGTCGCGCACCCCAGCCCGGATCGCGGGGCTGACCGGGCACGGCATCGACCCGGCACCCGGCGTGCCGGCCAACCTGACCCTGATCGACCCGGCCGCCCACCGCACCATCGAGCCGGCGGAGCTGGC
This portion of the Micromonospora zamorensis genome encodes:
- a CDS encoding dihydroorotase; protein product: MSAYLITSVSVVGGPPTDLLIRDGVVAEVGAGLSAPDAGVVDGTGLVALPGLVDLHTHLREPGREDAETVESGSRAAAMGGYTAVCAMANTSPVADTAGVVEQVWRLGREAGLVDVQPIGAVTVGLAGERLAELGAMADSAARVRIFSDDGHCVADPLLMRRALEYVKAFDGIIAQHAEEPRLTEGAQMHEGEVSTRLGLIGWPAVAEEAIIARDVLLTEHVGSRLHVCHVSTAGSVEVLRQAKARGVRVTAEVTPHHLLLTDERAESYDPVFKVNPPLRTAADIAALRAALADGVIDVIATDHAPHAVEDKECEWAYARPGMLGLETALSIALDVLGPEWDLIAERMSRTPARIAGLTGHGIDPAPGVPANLTLIDPAAHRTIEPAELASRSRNTPYARMTLPGRIVATFLRGEPTVLDGKAVK